Proteins encoded in a region of the Oscillospiraceae bacterium genome:
- a CDS encoding serine/threonine protein phosphatase: MGDLHLSFGVDKPMDIFKGWENYTQLLYENWQQKVSDEDTVVICGDFSWAMTLDELKPDMEFLCSLKGKKVLLKGNHDYWWQTQKKLDNFIKENNFSNIEFLFNNTIVRENYALCGTRGWLLENKSITENDRKIINRECGRLELSLKAGEQTALPIISFMHYPPVFDNYECEGITELLKKYNVKKCFYGHIHGNGSMYSVFGEYDGIDYKLVSADNIKFSPVLVV, translated from the coding sequence ATAGGTGACCTTCATCTTTCCTTCGGTGTTGATAAGCCTATGGACATTTTCAAGGGCTGGGAAAACTACACTCAGCTTTTATACGAAAACTGGCAACAAAAAGTATCTGATGAGGATACTGTTGTTATATGCGGAGATTTTTCCTGGGCTATGACACTTGACGAGCTTAAGCCCGATATGGAATTTCTTTGCTCATTAAAAGGAAAAAAAGTGCTTTTAAAGGGAAACCACGACTATTGGTGGCAAACCCAGAAAAAGCTTGATAATTTTATAAAAGAAAACAATTTTTCAAATATTGAATTTTTATTTAACAACACTATTGTAAGAGAAAATTATGCTCTGTGCGGAACAAGAGGCTGGCTTCTTGAAAACAAAAGCATAACTGAAAATGACAGAAAAATAATAAACAGAGAATGTGGAAGATTAGAGCTTTCTTTAAAAGCAGGAGAACAAACAGCTCTTCCTATAATTTCTTTTATGCACTATCCCCCTGTCTTTGACAACTATGAATGTGAAGGTATAACTGAGCTTCTCAAGAAATACAACGTAAAAAAATGCTTTTACGGACATATTCACGGCAACGGCTCGATGTACTCAGTTTTCGGAGAATATGACGGAATAGATTACAAGCTTGTATCTGCTGATAATATAAAGTTTTCCCCCGTTTTAGTAGTTTGA
- a CDS encoding DUF1540 domain-containing protein, which translates to MDLFNNHENKKGHKNIKCNVCNCVYHCDDNHCGADSINVGPSFADTAAQTVCASFKKD; encoded by the coding sequence ATGGATTTATTTAATAACCACGAAAATAAGAAGGGTCACAAAAACATTAAATGTAATGTTTGCAACTGTGTTTACCATTGTGACGACAATCACTGCGGAGCAGACTCAATCAACGTAGGTCCTTCCTTTGCTGACACTGCCGCACAGACGGTATGTGCATCCTTTAAAAAGGATTAA
- the plsX gene encoding phosphate acyltransferase PlsX has protein sequence MKIIVDAFGGDNAPEEIVKGAAAAAQEYSLEIALVGDADKIKACIKKNNISQPLEIIHADDVMTMEDEPTSILKAKSGSSMAVGLKALASGRGDAFVSAGNTGALLAGASLLVKRIRGIKRAAIATVLPKKEGCFMLLDCGATVDAKPEYLSQYGLMGSVYMQKVMGVESPKVALLNNGTEECKGTQLHIDAHALLKEEKVNFIGNIEGREAILGDADVIVADGFSGNIFLKAMEGMGNFISGSLKNVLYSSLKTKLSALIMKKELNSFKAQLDYKEYGGAPLLGIRKPVIKAHGSSDAKAIKSAIRQAKKICDVKAIEKISQIFEAD, from the coding sequence TTGAAAATTATAGTTGATGCTTTCGGCGGAGATAATGCTCCCGAAGAAATAGTTAAGGGTGCCGCTGCCGCTGCACAAGAATACTCTTTAGAAATTGCTCTTGTGGGAGATGCCGATAAAATCAAAGCCTGCATTAAAAAAAATAATATTTCGCAGCCCTTAGAAATTATCCACGCTGACGATGTTATGACAATGGAGGACGAGCCTACAAGTATACTTAAAGCAAAATCAGGCTCCTCTATGGCTGTAGGTCTTAAAGCTCTTGCCTCGGGCAGAGGCGATGCTTTTGTAAGCGCAGGAAATACAGGCGCTTTGCTTGCAGGAGCTTCTCTTTTGGTAAAAAGAATAAGAGGAATAAAGCGTGCCGCTATTGCAACCGTGCTTCCCAAAAAGGAAGGCTGTTTTATGTTGCTTGACTGCGGCGCTACTGTTGATGCAAAGCCCGAATATCTTTCTCAATACGGTCTTATGGGCAGTGTCTATATGCAAAAGGTTATGGGTGTAGAAAGCCCTAAGGTTGCTCTTTTAAACAACGGCACAGAGGAATGTAAGGGCACCCAGCTTCATATTGACGCTCACGCTCTTTTAAAGGAAGAAAAAGTAAACTTTATAGGAAACATAGAGGGCAGAGAAGCTATTTTAGGCGATGCCGACGTTATTGTGGCTGACGGCTTTTCGGGAAATATTTTTCTTAAAGCAATGGAGGGAATGGGTAACTTTATATCCGGCTCCTTGAAAAATGTTTTGTATTCCAGCTTAAAAACAAAGCTATCAGCATTGATAATGAAAAAGGAGCTTAACAGCTTTAAAGCTCAGCTTGATTATAAGGAATACGGCGGCGCTCCTCTTTTAGGGATACGTAAGCCTGTTATCAAGGCTCACGGAAGCTCTGATGCCAAAGCTATAAAAAGCGCAATCAGACAGGCTAAAAAGATATGCGACGTAAAAGCTATCGAAAAAATTTCTCAAATATTTGAAGCTGATTAA